One Halobaculum sp. CBA1158 DNA segment encodes these proteins:
- a CDS encoding PPC domain-containing DNA-binding protein has translation MNYREVEVTGEYVASLDNGADWREEIEALADEVGADAAWFNAMGAVQDAEVWFYDQDDQEYRSVTFDEPLEVAACVGNVALLEGERFAHTHAVLSRRSGQALAGHLDGGTVFAGEVYLRAFEEPLEREHDEVTDLDLWL, from the coding sequence ATGAACTACCGGGAAGTCGAGGTCACCGGCGAGTACGTGGCGAGCCTGGACAACGGCGCGGACTGGCGCGAGGAGATCGAGGCGCTCGCAGACGAGGTCGGGGCGGACGCGGCGTGGTTCAACGCGATGGGTGCCGTACAGGACGCCGAGGTGTGGTTCTACGATCAGGACGACCAGGAGTACCGGTCGGTGACGTTCGACGAGCCGCTGGAGGTCGCCGCCTGCGTCGGCAACGTCGCGCTGCTGGAGGGCGAGCGCTTCGCCCACACCCACGCCGTGCTCTCGCGCCGCAGCGGGCAGGCGCTGGCGGGTCACCTCGACGGCGGTACCGTGTTCGCGGGGGAGGTGTACCTGCGTGCGTTCGAGGAGCCGCTGGAGCGCGAACACGACGAGGTCACCGACCTCGATCTCTGGCTGTAG
- a CDS encoding DNA polymerase II large subunit, whose protein sequence is MRPDDERYFTRIEDRLDEAFERAEAAKAQGKDPETEIEIPVARDMADRVENILGIPGVAERVRELEGEMSREEAALELVTDFVEGNVGDFDSRAGKIEGAVRTAVALLTEGVVAAPIEGIDRVEILENDDGTEFINVYYAGPIRSAGGTAQALSVLVGDYARALLGIEEYRARDDEIERYAEEVGLYDKETGLQYTPKDTEAKFIAEHMPIMLDGEATGDEEVSGFRDLERVDTNNARGGMCLVLAEGIALKAPKIQRYTRQLEEVDWPWLQDLIDGTYGETDDGDGEADAEDPGADDGDDETEGGGTDGSREVESDSQVPDGPVRPEPSQKFLRDLIAGRPVFGHPSEAGGFRLRYGRARNHGFATAGVHPATMHIVDDFLAAGTQIKTERPGKAGGVIPVDSIEGPTVRLANGDVRRIDDPAEAEEVANGVEEVLDLGEYLVNFGEFVENNHPLVPASYVREWWEQDLAEAGADLQALEDDLTTDLDDPDADQALAWVAEYDAPLHPAYTYCWHDISVDEYDALADAAAAGEVTGDLLVVENTDTVRRALEKLLVEHTQTADALRIPDFRPLLRQVGVTDGLRREWDRADLSAEAEAWDDGENAVRAVNEVTDFEVRERAPTRIGNRMGRPEKSESRELSPAVHTLFPIKEHGGSQRSIGEAASDRTDQGKGVYDALVGDRECPDCGEHTFKPRCPDCGAHTEPYYECDECGTVCEPDESGRVECPRCEREVESPDWHTIDLNDEYRSALSATDEREASFEILKGVQGLSSSDKTPEPIEKGIFRAKHGVSTFKDGTVRYDMTDLPVTSVRPEELDVSVDHFRELGYETDIDGDPLVHDDQLVELKVQDIVLSDGAAEHMMKTADFVDELLEDFYGLEPFYEVNERDDLVGELVFGMAPHTSAAVVGRVVGFTSAAVGYAHPYFHAAKRRNCDGDEDCVMLLMDGLLNFSKAFLPDQRGGQMDAPLVMSSRIDPSEIDDEAHNMDIVRQYPREFYEATLEMADPDDVEDLIQLGEDTLGTDDEYRGFDHTHDTTDIALGPDLSAYKTLGSMMDKMDAQLELARKLRAVDETDVAERVIEYHFLPDLIGNLRAFSRQETRCLDCGEKYRRMPLTGDCRECGGDMTLTVHRGSVNKYMEVALRVAEEFGCREYTIQRLEILDRSLESVFENDKNKQGSIADFM, encoded by the coding sequence ATGAGACCCGACGACGAGCGCTACTTCACACGGATCGAGGACAGGCTAGACGAGGCGTTCGAGCGCGCGGAAGCGGCGAAGGCGCAGGGGAAGGACCCCGAAACGGAGATCGAGATCCCCGTCGCCCGCGACATGGCCGACCGCGTCGAGAACATCCTCGGCATCCCCGGCGTCGCCGAGCGCGTCCGCGAACTGGAGGGGGAGATGTCCCGCGAGGAGGCGGCCCTGGAGCTGGTTACCGACTTCGTCGAGGGGAACGTCGGCGACTTCGACAGTCGGGCGGGCAAGATCGAGGGGGCGGTGCGGACTGCGGTCGCGCTGTTGACCGAGGGCGTCGTCGCCGCGCCCATCGAAGGGATCGACCGCGTCGAGATCCTGGAGAACGACGACGGCACGGAGTTCATCAACGTCTACTACGCCGGCCCGATCCGCTCGGCGGGCGGGACCGCACAGGCCCTCTCGGTGCTGGTGGGCGACTACGCCCGCGCGCTGCTCGGGATCGAAGAGTACCGCGCCCGCGACGACGAGATCGAACGGTACGCCGAGGAGGTCGGCCTCTACGACAAGGAGACCGGCCTCCAGTACACGCCGAAGGACACGGAGGCGAAGTTCATCGCCGAGCACATGCCGATCATGCTCGACGGGGAGGCCACCGGCGACGAGGAGGTCTCCGGCTTTCGCGACCTGGAGCGCGTCGACACCAACAACGCCCGCGGCGGTATGTGCCTCGTGCTCGCGGAGGGAATCGCACTCAAGGCACCCAAGATCCAGCGATACACCCGCCAACTCGAGGAGGTCGACTGGCCGTGGCTGCAGGATCTCATCGACGGGACCTACGGCGAGACCGACGACGGCGACGGGGAGGCCGACGCCGAGGACCCGGGAGCCGACGACGGGGACGACGAGACGGAAGGCGGCGGGACCGACGGGAGTCGGGAGGTCGAGTCGGATTCCCAGGTGCCCGACGGACCCGTTCGTCCCGAGCCCTCACAGAAGTTCCTCCGTGACCTCATCGCCGGCCGGCCGGTGTTCGGCCACCCTTCGGAGGCGGGCGGCTTCCGTCTGCGGTACGGCCGCGCGCGCAACCACGGCTTCGCGACCGCCGGCGTCCATCCGGCGACGATGCACATCGTCGACGACTTCCTCGCGGCCGGAACCCAGATCAAGACCGAGCGTCCCGGGAAGGCCGGCGGGGTCATTCCCGTCGACTCCATCGAGGGGCCGACCGTCAGGCTGGCGAACGGCGACGTGCGCCGCATCGACGACCCCGCGGAGGCCGAGGAGGTCGCCAACGGCGTCGAGGAGGTGCTCGATCTGGGTGAGTACCTCGTCAACTTCGGCGAGTTCGTCGAGAACAACCACCCGCTCGTGCCCGCATCCTACGTCCGCGAGTGGTGGGAACAGGATCTCGCCGAGGCGGGGGCAGACCTCCAAGCGCTGGAGGACGACCTCACGACGGACCTGGACGACCCCGACGCCGATCAGGCGCTTGCGTGGGTCGCGGAGTACGACGCCCCCCTGCACCCCGCGTACACTTACTGCTGGCACGATATCTCGGTCGACGAGTACGACGCCCTCGCGGACGCCGCCGCCGCGGGCGAGGTGACGGGCGACCTGCTCGTCGTCGAGAACACCGACACGGTTCGACGCGCGCTGGAGAAACTGCTCGTCGAGCACACCCAGACCGCCGACGCGCTCCGGATCCCCGACTTCCGGCCCCTGCTCAGGCAGGTGGGCGTCACCGACGGTCTCCGCCGGGAGTGGGATCGTGCGGACCTGTCGGCGGAAGCCGAAGCGTGGGACGACGGTGAGAACGCGGTCCGCGCGGTCAACGAGGTGACCGATTTCGAGGTTCGCGAGCGCGCCCCCACCCGGATCGGGAACCGAATGGGTCGCCCGGAGAAGTCCGAGAGCCGCGAGCTCTCGCCGGCGGTCCACACCCTCTTCCCGATCAAAGAGCACGGCGGGAGCCAGCGCTCGATCGGGGAGGCCGCCAGCGACCGCACCGATCAGGGGAAGGGCGTGTACGACGCGCTCGTCGGCGACCGCGAGTGTCCCGACTGCGGCGAGCACACGTTCAAGCCGCGCTGTCCGGACTGCGGCGCACACACCGAACCGTACTACGAGTGCGACGAGTGCGGCACGGTCTGCGAACCCGACGAGTCCGGGCGCGTGGAGTGTCCGCGCTGCGAGCGCGAGGTCGAGAGCCCCGACTGGCACACGATCGACCTCAACGACGAGTACCGGTCGGCGCTTTCGGCGACCGACGAGCGCGAGGCCAGCTTCGAGATCCTGAAGGGCGTCCAGGGGCTGTCCTCCTCGGACAAGACGCCCGAGCCCATCGAGAAGGGGATCTTCCGCGCGAAACACGGCGTCTCCACGTTCAAGGACGGCACCGTCCGTTACGACATGACCGACCTCCCGGTCACGTCGGTTCGGCCCGAGGAGTTGGACGTGAGCGTCGACCACTTCCGGGAGCTGGGCTACGAGACCGACATCGACGGCGACCCGCTCGTCCACGACGACCAGCTGGTCGAGCTGAAGGTGCAGGACATCGTCCTCTCGGACGGCGCGGCCGAGCACATGATGAAGACGGCCGACTTCGTCGACGAACTCCTGGAGGACTTCTACGGGCTGGAGCCGTTCTACGAGGTGAACGAGCGCGACGACCTCGTGGGCGAACTCGTGTTCGGGATGGCCCCACACACGAGCGCCGCGGTGGTCGGCCGGGTCGTGGGGTTCACGAGCGCGGCCGTGGGGTACGCGCATCCGTACTTCCACGCGGCCAAGCGCCGGAACTGCGACGGCGACGAGGACTGCGTCATGCTCCTCATGGACGGCCTGCTCAACTTCAGCAAGGCGTTCCTCCCGGACCAGCGCGGCGGCCAGATGGACGCGCCCCTCGTGATGTCCTCGCGGATCGACCCCTCGGAGATCGACGACGAGGCGCACAACATGGACATCGTCCGGCAGTACCCCCGAGAGTTCTACGAGGCGACCCTGGAGATGGCCGACCCGGACGACGTGGAGGACCTCATTCAGCTGGGCGAGGACACCCTCGGCACCGACGACGAGTACCGCGGCTTCGACCACACCCACGACACGACCGACATCGCGCTCGGGCCGGATCTGTCGGCGTACAAGACGCTCGGGTCGATGATGGACAAGATGGACGCCCAGCTCGAACTCGCGCGAAAGCTGCGCGCCGTCGACGAGACCGACGTGGCAGAGCGCGTCATCGAGTACCACTTCCTCCCCGACCTGATCGGGAACCTGCGGGCGTTCTCCAGACAGGAGACCAGATGCCTCGACTGCGGGGAGAAGTACCGCCGGATGCCGCTCACCGGCGACTGTCGCGAGTGCGGCGGCGACATGACGCTCACCGTCCACCGCGGCTCCGTGAACAAGTACATGGAGGTCGCGCTGCGGGTGGCCGAGGAGTTCGGCTGTCGCGAGTACACGATCCAGCGACTCGAGATCCTCGACCGGTCGCTGGAGTCGGTGTTCGAAAATGACAAGAACAAACAAGGAAGCATCGCGGACTTCATGTGA
- a CDS encoding 2-dehydropantoate 2-reductase: MEIVVFGAGALGSLVGGLLAREHHVTLVGRDPHARHVAGEGLRIVGELDARVRPRATTDPTPADLSADLVLVTVKAYDAAETAEALTAGDPEVVCSLSNGLTEEALAAELGDRVLAGSATYGAELVGPGAVRCTGIGRVHVGEFAGDRVGGEAGAASDRAERVASAFREGGLNCEADPAMPRRRWEKLAVNAGVNAVTALARVRNGALATGPARGVAERAARETARVARAEGIGLSDGDAVGAVETVVSETAANRSSMLQDVADGERTEVDCINGAVVERAEGHGIDAPTNRTLTGLLRAWERDRIEV, translated from the coding sequence ATGGAGATCGTCGTGTTCGGCGCGGGCGCGCTCGGCAGTCTCGTGGGCGGACTGCTCGCCCGCGAGCACCACGTCACGCTCGTCGGCCGCGACCCGCACGCGCGCCACGTCGCCGGGGAGGGACTCCGGATCGTCGGCGAACTCGACGCCCGCGTGCGACCGCGCGCGACGACCGACCCGACGCCGGCGGACCTCTCGGCGGACCTCGTGCTCGTGACCGTGAAGGCGTACGACGCGGCCGAGACGGCCGAAGCCCTCACCGCCGGTGACCCCGAGGTGGTCTGCTCGCTGTCGAACGGGCTGACAGAGGAGGCGCTGGCGGCGGAACTCGGCGACCGCGTGCTCGCCGGATCGGCCACCTACGGCGCGGAACTAGTCGGCCCCGGAGCGGTCCGCTGTACCGGGATCGGCCGGGTTCACGTGGGCGAGTTCGCCGGCGACCGCGTCGGCGGCGAGGCGGGTGCCGCGAGCGACCGCGCCGAGCGCGTCGCCAGCGCATTCCGCGAGGGGGGGCTGAACTGCGAGGCCGATCCCGCCATGCCGCGGCGACGCTGGGAGAAACTCGCGGTCAACGCCGGCGTTAACGCCGTGACCGCGCTCGCGCGGGTTCGAAACGGCGCGCTGGCGACCGGTCCCGCCCGCGGCGTCGCCGAGCGCGCCGCACGAGAGACCGCCCGCGTCGCCCGCGCGGAGGGGATCGGCCTGTCCGACGGCGACGCCGTCGGGGCGGTCGAAACGGTCGTCTCGGAGACGGCGGCGAACCGCTCGTCGATGCTCCAAGACGTCGCCGACGGCGAGCGCACCGAGGTCGACTGTATCAACGGCGCGGTCGTCGAGCGCGCCGAGGGTCACGGGATCGACGCGCCGACGAACCGAACGCTGACCGGACTGCTCCGGGCGTGGGAGCGCGACCGGATCGAGGTGTGA